From a single Trichocoleus sp. genomic region:
- the speY gene encoding deoxyhypusine synthase, with product MSKLRSRKIAPAPMPAAISVVDLIDGYFTAYNSARLREACHLLSEEVMQPGVTVGLSLSGAMTPAGFGVSVLAPLMQHGFIDWIISTGANLYHDIHYGLGLDLYASNPFVDDVKLRQEGRIRIYDIVFGYDVLLETDAFIRELLKAEPFQKRMGTAEFHYLLGKYVYAVEQQLGVKHSCLLSMAYQCGVPIYTSSPGDSSIGMNVAALALEGYKLVIDPSIDVNETAAIAYAARESGIEGVEGKSAALIIGGGSPKNFLLQTQPQLHEVLGLAERGHDYFVQITDARPDTGGLSGATPAEAVSWGKVDPEELPSTIVCYTDSTIALPIMSAYVINQCEPRPLKRLYDRREAMVETLRQDYLAALAQQPEQPTIAIAATVKQAIDQPQPVATYPCGTPIRKADRNGHQKNMAGV from the coding sequence GCAAAATCGCACCCGCCCCAATGCCTGCTGCAATTAGCGTGGTGGATTTGATCGATGGATACTTCACGGCGTATAACTCGGCTCGGTTGCGCGAAGCCTGCCATCTGTTGAGTGAGGAAGTGATGCAGCCTGGAGTGACTGTTGGACTCAGCTTATCAGGTGCCATGACTCCAGCCGGATTTGGAGTCTCTGTCCTGGCTCCGCTGATGCAGCATGGTTTTATCGATTGGATCATTAGCACAGGAGCGAATTTATATCACGACATTCATTACGGTCTGGGTCTAGATCTTTATGCCAGCAACCCTTTTGTTGATGATGTGAAGCTCCGCCAAGAAGGACGAATTCGCATCTACGACATTGTGTTTGGCTACGATGTGCTACTAGAAACTGATGCATTTATTCGAGAATTGCTGAAGGCAGAACCCTTTCAAAAGCGCATGGGTACGGCGGAGTTTCACTATCTTCTAGGTAAGTATGTCTATGCGGTGGAGCAGCAATTGGGCGTCAAGCACTCCTGCCTGCTGTCAATGGCATATCAGTGTGGTGTGCCTATCTATACTTCTTCACCTGGTGATAGCTCGATCGGCATGAATGTCGCGGCTCTGGCTCTGGAAGGCTACAAGCTGGTGATTGATCCCTCGATCGATGTCAACGAAACAGCGGCGATCGCTTATGCAGCACGTGAGTCTGGAATTGAAGGTGTTGAAGGCAAAAGTGCTGCCCTGATTATTGGCGGCGGTAGTCCAAAGAACTTTTTGCTGCAAACTCAACCTCAGCTTCATGAAGTCCTGGGTTTAGCAGAGCGTGGACATGATTACTTTGTGCAAATCACGGATGCTCGTCCAGATACGGGTGGTTTGTCTGGGGCAACCCCTGCTGAAGCCGTAAGCTGGGGCAAAGTTGATCCAGAAGAACTGCCCAGCACGATCGTTTGCTACACCGACAGCACGATCGCCTTACCAATCATGAGTGCCTACGTGATTAATCAGTGTGAACCGCGTCCTCTCAAGCGACTTTACGATCGCCGGGAAGCCATGGTCGAAACTTTGCGTCAAGACTATCTGGCAGCCCTGGCACAGCAGCCAGAACAACCGACGATCGCGATTGCCGCCACTGTAAAGCAAGC